The following proteins are encoded in a genomic region of Vanessa cardui chromosome W, ilVanCard2.1, whole genome shotgun sequence:
- the LOC124542759 gene encoding uncharacterized protein LOC124542759 — protein MESIKHSIEDLTEHFNTRMAEFQKSLQGSIPATSPNSNIAAQFNTFRVFVLSALEGLQMQVEILSKQYNQLEMRSRRKMLLFHGVPEDKKENLPVIVSGVISGHLKVPEFTIEKLSRCQRLGHSSRDKPRPILVKFRDVVLRNKIWYSKTSLKSTGVTLSEFLTKERHDLFMSARQKFGISKCWTKDGVVIVTGSDGKRHRIVTTAELNSINCKPNYMPSATNLAAAAGTSTVGVDSISKSSNSTQVMRSKRTVKK, from the coding sequence ATGGAATCCATTAAGCACTCAATTGAGGACCTGACTGAGCACTTCAACACACGGATGGCTGAGTTTCAAAAATCTCTTCAGGGTTCCATCCCAGCCACTAGTCCAAACTCCAACATTGCGGCTCAATTTAACACCTTCAGAGTCTTTGTTTTATCTGCATTAGAAGGCCTTCAGATGCAAGTGGAAATATTATCGAAGCAGTACAATCAGCTGGAAATGCGAAGTAGAAGGAAGATGCTTCTGTTCCACGGAGTTCCTgaagacaaaaaagaaaatttgccAGTCATAGTGTCAGGTGTTATATCAGGCCATCTTAAGGTACCAGAATTTACCATAGAGAAGCTCAGTCGATGTCAGCGATTAGGTCATTCCTCTAGGGATAAGCCTCGACCTATCCTTGTAAAATTTCGTGATGTAGTGCTTCGAAACAAGATCTGGTATTCAAAAACGTCCCTTAAAAGCACAGGCGTGACTCTGTCGGAGTTCCTTACCAAGGAAAGGCATGACCTGTTTATGTCTGCAAGACAGAAGTTCGGAATTTCAAAATGCTGGACGAAGGATGGAGTTGTTATCGTTACGGGGTCTGACGGTAAGCGTCACCGTATCGTCACAACAGCAGAGCTTAACTCAATCAATTGCAAGCCGAATTACATGCCCTCGGCAACTAATCTTGCTGCTGCTGCTGGTACCAGTACTGTCGGTGTCGACTCAATTTCAAAATCGTCCAACTCCACTCAGGTTATGCGAAGTAAGAGAACCGTTAAAAAGTAA